The proteins below are encoded in one region of Pan paniscus chromosome 4, NHGRI_mPanPan1-v2.0_pri, whole genome shotgun sequence:
- the ATOX1 gene encoding copper transport protein ATOX1 — protein sequence MPKHEFSVDMTCGGCAEAVSRVLNKLGGVKYDIDLPNKKVCIESEHSMDTLLATLKKTGKTVSYLGLE from the exons ATGCCG AAGCACGAGTTCTCTGTGGACATGACCTGTGGAGGCTGTGCTGAAGCTGTCTCTCGGGTCCTCAATAAGCTTGGAG GAGTTAAGTATGACATTGACCTGCCCAACAAGAAGGTCTGCATTGAATCTGAGCACAGCATGGACACTCTGCTTGCAACCctgaagaaaacaggaaagactGTTTCCTACCTTGGCCTTGAGTAG